In the genome of Bdellovibrionales bacterium CG10_big_fil_rev_8_21_14_0_10_45_34, the window CCTTAAGAGTTCGATAAATATTTTGCATAGTGTAAGCATCCAGATCACCGAAGAAGAAAAGAGGAACCTTTAGCTGATCCTGAATGAGCTTACACCAACCTCTCACGGCATTGCTCGGAACACCTTGAGCGCCCATCAAAATGCATTTATTCCTGCGTGTAAAACCGTTACTCACAAGCGTGTTCGCCGTGCCTTCTGATTCGACAATCAATCCAAATTCTATCTTGCCTTTAGATTTGAGCTGCAGACTTTGTGGTCGGTTCTTTGGTTGAAACGGTGAAGTACCCAGAGAGCTCAAATCAACAACGGCCTTATCACCATCAGGTAGGGTTTCTGTAACGATAAGCTGCTGCGAATAAGTCTGACCGCCGCGATCGTTGGCAAAACAGTTCATGTCTTCACGGTAGACTTCAAACATTTCACAAATGAAGTCTATAATAGAGTCACTTTCTTCCTGCTCTTGAAAATCTAGAGGACGAAGCTTTGGGTTGTACTTCACTTCACCTTTTGAGATGTAATAAAGCTCCCTTTTTGTATTCACTGCGCCAGTTGATATGTTCCTGAGCAAAATTTCGAGCATAAAGACGGCTCGAGACATCTTTTGGACAGAAGATACATTGAGCTCGGTTTTTACTTTTTTGTCTCCGGGCGCTAAATAACCTATTTTCGGATCATAAAACGCATTATCTAAAGCGCACTTGGTGGCCTCAAGAACGGGCCGCTTCGCCGCTTCTAAATCTTTAAGCATCCTGTCGCATACGGCTTTAGCCAATCGAGGAATACCATCTTGTCTCGTTGATGCTTTCATTACTTTTTGCCTCGCTTAGCCCCTTGAGAGCTTTTTTTACTCGGTGTCTTTGTTGTCGGCGTCTTTGTTGCAGGCGACTTACCCTTTGATTGTTTTTTGCCCAAAGCCTGTTTGGCTACCTTTTCAACATCAATGACATCGCGAGCTACTTTGCTGTTAACAATCCCATCATCGCTGATCACGTCAGACTCGGAGTATTCCTCGCCACCGCTGTCATCGCCAAATGTCGCGTTGAATTTAGCGCGAATAGCTTGTTGTGCCACTCTCAGTGATTCTAACTTTTCATCGGCTTGAGAGAGATCCTTTTCAGCGGCCGCAGCATCGCGCCCTAAAATCTTCATAAGACCCTCTTCAGCGCGCTTTTCTCTAGCCGGTGAAGCTCCTAAAATTCGCACTAGCCCTTCAACAAGCATCGGGCCAAATTTTTCTATGTGTTGAAGCTTTTTCTCAAGATCTGCTTCTTTGACCTCTTTTCGAATGTGCCGACTAAGTTTTTGACCTGCCTGCATACACGCTCGGCGAATCTCTTCAACAAGCTCTTCGCTCGCATCAACCGTTTCTTTTGAGGCATTCTTAAACTTAATAAACGGAGAAACCACACTAATGGCAAAAACATAGGGCCCAAGCGGCACAGAGTTTCTTGGCTGATTGAGTCCGTATGAGCGCCAGTTTACCGTTTCAATTGCCTTAGTGATGGCGCAACCCGCTTTGTCAAACTGCAAAGGAACGCGGTTCGCAAAGCGAAGCACTTGAAGCGGCTGGTCTTCTGAACCACGATTCTTAAACCTAGCAAGCGCCACTTCTACAGAGACGGGCTTAGAATCACAAATGCGAGGTTTTCTGGTAACAACGCTAAAGAAATCTACATCGCCTAAACGCAAAATACTTTGAGCCAGAGCGTCTTCTCCTACTGACAGAACCGATTTTGTACTCGGCGGTACAAGCTCGGTGTCTTGTAGGGTCTGGTAAATCGATTTGAATTGCGCTTCGGAGAGCGCATTAACGGACTTTTCAAAGAGGGCCTTAGGTATCCCTTTCTTATTGAGCTCTGTAATTGTTGCGTCAGTTAATCGAGTAAAGCCTGTTTTCAAGAACTTCCTGAGCGGCACTTTGCCAAACAAATGAGCATGAGTCATAAATTCGCCAAGTTTTAGCGTATGCGGGTGCGGTGCTACCGCCGTGGGTATCAAGGGCACTTTTTCGCTGACTCTTTCAACGCGAACCTCGTCGGCATCTAGAAGCTTATAAACTAAGGTCAAATGAGGGTTCACAAGGGTCGTGCCCTCAAGATAGGTCATCAGCCCACCATCGCCGTTCAGCTGCACACGGCCATCGAGCATAAACTCTACAAGGACGCCGTGAGGCCTATCCCAATCGATCGTCTTTTTTTCTCGAAAGACTCCCTTATTTTTTTTGATATCAACATCTATAAGGGCTTCAATGGCCTTTTTCATGCGTTTGGTTTTGCTAATGACTCGGGCACCCTTGGCGTTGGTGAGTTGGGCCCAGGTGGTTGCTGCCGAAATCCCGATCCCCTGCTGGCCGCGTGTACATTGCCCTCGCCCAAACTTTGAGGAGGCCAAATACTCGCCATATACCATTAAAAGGTCGTCTTGCTCGATTCCAGGGCCGTTGTCCTCAATGAGAAGCCTTATCAAGTCTGTGTTTTTCTGCGCGCCTGGGCCGACTTTTGAGATCTCAATGCGCAGCTCGGGGAGTATTTCTGCCACTTCGCACGCGTCCAAAGAGTTGTCTACAGCCTCTTTCAAGGTTGTAAGCACAGCTTTCGTGGGAGACGAAAAACCGACTTGCTGAAGGTTTTTTGCGAAATATTCTGCTGTTGAACTGGTTGTAATTTGCTGTGTTGCCAAAGAAAGTCTCCGTATTGACTCATTATGAACAGAAACTCCCTCAGTGAGCAACCCTCCTTATCGATTTGCTTGAGTAGGAGCGCGGCGCAAACTTTCTTATTTTCTGAATTCTAGAGACAGCGATCCGATGCCTTTTAGCGAGAAGTCACAACCACGGAGCAGTTAAACTTTGCGAGACAATACAAGAGACCGGCTCTGAACGATTCAGAACAGTCAGTTTAACCAAGGCATGGCAAATTCGGCCCATTGTGGTAGCCAAGATGTTTTACTGCTCTTTTTGTGAAAAGAAAATCTATAAAAAGCTGCTACGAAACCTTCTCAATTCTTGCTGCAGTAGAATTGACTCCCTCTGCTTGACTCTGCTGTTAAGACTAAATCAACACTGTTGCAAATCCGTTTTTTTTGGCTTTTAATGAGGCCATAAAAAATAGGATTTTAGTTTCGAAGAATTCATTTTCGAAACTTCCAATAGGAGAAGATTACTTATGAAAAGCAAGATCTTGGGCTCATTACTAGCGCTAACTTTAACTTCGCTAGTGGGCTGCACAGACAAAGAAGAAAAAGCGGAAACTAAAGACGAAGCAGCAGCTCCAGTAACCAAAACTGAGGACGCACCGACTACTTTACAAAGTAAAGACGTCAAAGTTGGCGAGGGCGACGAAGCTAAATCTGGAGACAAAGTAAAAGTTCACTACGTTGGAACCTTGATGGATGGAACAAAATTTGATTCCTCACGGGACCGTAACGAGCCTTTTGAATTTGATATTGGCAAAGGCATGGTCATTAAAGGTTGGGACGAAGGCGTTGCCGGAATGAAAAAAGGTGGAGTGAGAGAGTTAGTTATCCCGCCATCTTTGGGCTATGGTGATCAGGCTGTTGGGCCCATCCCTGCCAATTCAACTCTTAAGTTTGAAGTCGAACTTGTAGAGATCGTAAAATAGTTTTCCTTAAAAGGCTCTTTAGGTGCCTTTTTTCTGAGCGTCGTTTTGTAGCCCCGCTAAGACGATTTCTGCGGGGGTGAGATAGGTTTTTTTATTATTACAGTCTTTACAACAGGGCACGATGTTGCCCTTTGTTGATCTTCCGCCTCTAGAGAGCGGTATTTTGTGGTCCATGGTCAGCTCATTCGGAGCAAATGTCTTTTCACAATAAAAACAAACCCCTTTTGCCAGCTGTTGCTTCCACCACTGACTCTGCCTGAGCTCCCTCGCCTTCTGCTTTTCTTTTTGGGTTTTTACAGCCATCGCCCTACCGGCATTCTAACACATCCCTAACGCTGAATGGTTAAGCCGACTTACTTAACCGCCAATATTTAGTTTTTACCAATAAAAAAAGCTCTCCAATTAGGAGAGCTTTCTATTAATCCGTAAACAGAATAAAGTTGAATACTAAGCTGCGTTCGCGAGTTCGGCTTTCGCGCTGTTAAGGCACTCGATAAGCTTTGCCCACCCAGCGTCAGCCTGTTGAGAATTTTCGCCAAGATGGGTCTGTCTAAATGAAATCACGCCTGCTTGCAATGCATCTTGTGGGTTTAATTTTGGCATATTTCTAATCGCCTCAAGTCCAGCCTTCCACATTCTCGCAATCGCATATCCGTTGGATAATTGAATCGTCTTTCCGTTAACTTTGAAAGTAACCTTCTTAGTATCCAGCGCCTGCAATACTATAAAGTCCAAATGGTTAGCTATCGATGGATTTCCCTTAGCGATTAGGGCCGCCAAATATACTTCAAGTAACGATTTGAACTGTTGCTTCTGGCTTGCTGTTTTCAATTTCGCGAGATCTCTATCAGCTGTCGGAGCATCAAAGATCGCGTTAATATAATCAGCAACATCCTTTTCGCTCGTCCGAACGGATGCACCAAGATGTGCTCTCGCCGCCGAAACGAGATTGCCTACTGCACTGCTAGCACCCTTGCCTCCTGCACTTTGGCTTACTTCCATAATCCTAGCCAGCCTTGAGCTCACACCCTGGGCCAACATTGTTTCTACCGCAGAAGCTCCTTTTGCCGTTTCGACCGTTGTCTTGCCGCTTTTTGGAGCAACTGCCGAGTTACCGTAAGCATTTGCTAGCGATAAGGCAAAGCCCGCGCTGACTAGTCCTAGAAACACCTTTTTCATCTCCGTACCTCCTAATTTTATGAATCGACGAATACCGTTCGCTCATTCTTGTATCTGATTCCGCATTTATCTCGCAATTCGAAATTCATTACAAACAATGCAAAGGCGATGCCGACGGGTTTGAAAACTTTTTACGATCGAGAAAGGTTTTTTTGTCTAAAACCTGAGCACTGAGCGCAGGTATAACTTTAGGAACGGTCCGTCAAAGAATGGTCTTAGGGCTGCGAATTCTCACCACCCGGGAATGGGGGAAAAGCCCGAATTCCATATCTAACTGCATGAAACCCAGCGAGGAAGCTGCTAAACAGTAGCCATTTCTCCCCCCGCCCAGTAGGCTTTAGCGCTTGACTGTTGGCTCTTGGCGCCCTTCCAAACAGCTGCGCACTTTCTTAAAGAACTGGGTTGTAGATCTGCGTGATGACAATTTTTGCTTACAGTACAGCCCTCTTTGGGCACTTCCATCGTTTGACAATCTTGAATTCGTATCAAGAACACACTCTCGGATAGCAGCAAGATACAACGATTGGCCACAAGTCAATAAGCTAAATTCACTGCGCTCGAAAATCTCATGTGCTTCATCTCGAAAGCCTTCAATTGAGCTTAGCCCCATCACCCAATTTTGGAACTTTCCAGAGGTATTCTTTTCAAGAGCATGCGATATTTCGCCGCCGAAGACAGTCTGGTCTATCAAAAAACCTACCCCTGCAGCCACGATTGTCGCGACACCTGCTTTCGTTAGTGTCAACGGAAGAAGTCCGGTAATAGAGCCAACTATGTTTACTCCGATCGTGCGGGTGTAATTCTTACTCAGCGCCATCCAACTTTGCAGTTTAGCAAAGACTTCTTCTCTGCAAGCAAAACTCTTCAAAGTAGCGCCATACTCCTTTTGAATAATGGAAAACTCTTGGTATCGAACGCCAACATCGATAAGTTGCTTGATCAACTTCGACGGGGGTTTGTCTGTGAATGATCTAGCGATGCTTAACGGATTTGTTGCTAGCTGAACAATCCCTGCCAGCTCAGATGCCGGCCTAGTCAAGGCGTCCGAATAGGAATCAATTAATTCAAGCAGACTCGGCAACGAGTACTGAACGAGCAAGTGCTGCCAAAGTCTATCGCTTTTATTTTGTTGAATTAGTAAACAACTTTTTTCAATACGATGTAAGCCCGGCTCAACACCAGTAGTTGCCACTTGTGTCGATCCGCTTGTAATCCCCGTCCAAAAGGCCAAATAAAAAAAAGCAAGGGGAGCTAACAGTTTCAAGTCGGCCTCCTCACTGTGTTGGTGGCTTCAGTTGATTAGCCGCATCTGCTGCTGCTTTTCGTGCTTTCTCAATTCGATCTGCGACCTCTTGTGGCGTTTCCGGACGGCTCTGACTAGTGCTCGAAGTAGCCTCGCCCGGTACTACTCTCTCATTCGCTGCAGGATTAGGCGATGATCCGGTGGCGCCATTTACTTTAGCCGGCTCATCAGCTCTCGACTTCTTTTCATCAACTGTGTTTTTAGCATCGTCTTTTGGCTGCGCTGCTGTTTCATTTGGCAAACTGAGCCTAATGTAAATACCCGAATCCGTCGCTTTTGCCACTTCAACTTCCATCATGCTTCCGATGTCGCCAAGCGCATTAAATGGTCCGTTAAAACTTTGACGAAATATGCCGTCGCTCACATTCGGTTGGTTGTACAAAAGTTGAAAATCCTTTTCATCCAGGTTGAGCCATCGAGTTCTCAAGTCTGCTGCGAGAAAACTCTGGTCAAGGTACTGATCTACCATCATACGGATATCCCTTAGAACCAGCATGGTAAAAAAGTCCCAGCGAATACCTTCGTTCCTGAAGGCTAGCGACTTCGGGTTACGCAATTTGCTTGGGATCTTTTTGCCTAGAGTCTTTTCGCTCGCGGTAACTTTATCGCTGTCTTCGTCAGCCTGAGGGTTTTCTTCAGAAATTCCAAGAATGCTAACCAATTGAATTGGTCCCGCAAGCGAGTAGAAATACAATTGCCTTTGCAAGCTGTCCTCTGTAAAGCTTTCCCAGCCTCGAGTCGCTTTTGTTTTGTCTACAGTCTGCGCAACCGCCGCTTTCGCCCACAAACTCTGACCAAGAAAAGTACTGTCATCAGCAAGTACGTCAACTTTGGCTGATTCCAAAAGCTGTAAATTGACTTGGAAATCTTCTAAGGTTTTTTGGGCATCCGCTCCTAACGGTAGCTTGGGTTTGACCTGCTCATAGACGCCTCCGTATTCAAACTTTGCTTTCCAACCATTAATGTCTGCGTATTGTGCATTCTGAATTTTTTTCAGCGCTATTTTTCCAAAAAACTGAAACAATGCTTCGTCAGGTTTTTCTGAAGCTTCAATGTAATTGTTGAAAAGAAAGCTTAAAGTAGATTTCGGCTTCATTTTTTTATAGAGTCTGCGGTAGACTCCAACTAGACGCTCAATCTCTGCGATAACAAAGCCTCTTTGCCCAGTAGAACCTAATTGAGTTTCCTGCGCTGCGCGACTGCAGTTCTGACGATTCTCCTTGTCGCTACAACTACTACGCAGCCAACCAGTGATGCCAGCTAGCATCTTCTGAACCGTATACGGCGAAGACGAATGCAGCCCACCCTCAAGAGCTTCAACTACATCCGGCAGTCTACTCCTTATCGCCCTTTCTCTCCATTCAAAATATTGTGCATACCTTTGCTCGATATGCTTTTTGGCGATATCCAAAACAGCTACTTTATTGCGAACAGGGATTGGATCCAGCGGCGAGTTACGCATGGCTCGAGGTGCAAGTCCTAAAATTTTTCTGTCGAACTCGGCTAGATAATGACGGTACTCTTCGTTGAACCCTACCAAATCCGTTTGCCGATCAACATGCCAAGCTGGCAAAGTCGGTCGGCCGTTACGCTGGAAATCTTCTGATTGAAACCGTTCAAAATCACTCTTCGTTCCTTTTTCGCTGTCAAATTCTGACGCTATCCAGTTGAAGTAAGAGGCTTCCTTGTAGATTTCGAATTCTTGTGCGGCAGCTTCACCAAGAATTTCATCGGCTTTCGCCTTAAATTCCTTGGTAAATACGCCCTCCCGATAATATTGACGAATATCATCAATATTAGACAGTGCCAGAGTCATTCCCGCTGAATTCAAAATTAAGTCTTCGAATGTGAAAATGTCTTCTTTTTTTTCCGACGTACCGACTTCTGATAGGCCTTCGCGTGTTTCCGATGTTCGGGCATAGGCCTTCGGTTGCATTAGTTTGAGCTGGTTTTTTTTATAACTGTAGGATGTGAAAGGATTTGCTATTACTGTCTCATCTGACCTGACAAACTGGTTCGTCAGGAACCCTTCTGCGTATAATTCAAATTCGTCATAGCGATCCATCAAGTTTAAGTAACTTTTTCCATTCAGCCAAACGCTTTGCTCCCACTCAATAGTCTGACCGGCAAGCCAAAACATACCCATCACAAAAGCAGTTTTGCCCAGCCAACTTCCACCCAAACTCTTAACGAATCGAAAAAGACTGCCGCTTGTATTTGTGCTCCATCCCCGAGCCGCAACTACCGTACTGCTTATTTTCTGTGGCGCCACGTCGACTGTTCGCCCTACCCCCTGCCTAAATTTCTTTGTAAAATTCCAACCGTCTTCTTTCGCCAGCCAATCCTTGCTTTTGCGAAAAATATCATTTCGTTTTTCAACAAACCTCTTTATCGCTTCGTGCCTCTCTGTCTTGGTTGTTCTTACGGCAGTCGTTACGTTGGTCTTGTTGCGCCGATCACTAATTTCAACACCTGCGGATTGCGCTGCTTTTGACATTCTTTCGACAGCCCAGATGCCGGCATTAAAATGGAGCAGCAAATTTCCTGCTCGCAAAGCTTCCTGCAAGAGCGCGTCTGATAAGGTCGAGCCATCTCCATAAGTTTGGTAAAACGCAATAGCAAACTTGTTGTCCATAATCTCGGAGTACTGCTCAAGGATTTGCGCAAGTTCAATCCGGTATGCATGAAGCTGCTCACGCAATGCTAGTGTGTCGCCGTTTCTTCTGATCTGATCCTGAATACCAGCAATCTCTATTTCGGCAAGTTGTCTTTTTTCGATTAGCTTATCAAGATCTGTGAAAACCGGAGCATGCATGTAATTAAAAATGGGACTGACTAGCGCCATCGCTATAGAAAGCCTTGCAAAAGAGGAGAGTGGCCCACCACTGGCAAGCTGCTGAAAAGTTTTTGCTAACGTAAAATCTACTGCGCGAAAAGTCGGTGCGGCTAGTGCGGCCCAGCCCACGCCTCGCGCTGCTATCCACCATCGGCACATGTCTCTCTTGGCTTCCCAGTTAGAGAAGCAATTCGGTAGTACGTAGGCTAGAAGATAAAAGCTGGCAAATACACCAACGAGAGCTGCGTTAACCTTTAACCCGTTCTTTAGAGTGGATTTCTTTGCATAAAGGAACTCTTTTGTACGTTTAACCGGGCCAGGTCCCTGCCTGACTTGAGGCCGGCCTTTGATTTCGACGTCAGGGTGATTCTTGAGCATCTCATCCAGCAAAAAAGCTCCCGATCCCGCGCCTCCATCCTGCGCACGCGCTGGACCGCTGAACGGTAGTGAAACCACCAATGCTATTGTGAAGAAGGCTCTTGCAGCCGAAGCCAAAAATTGCTTTATAACTGTAAAAAACCTAGACATCTCTTTTGCCTCCACGGGAATGCAAAACTTATCTACCGTCACAGTGCACTATCCATACCACTATGCCTTTTCCCATATGAAGTTAGAGTCAAGCGTCTTGACTATTTTTCAGTGTTCTAGCAAGAAGGCCTCTGCTCAACTGGTAAATCGAAACCCAAGAGCTTTATTTCGCCCAGTAGGAGTTGCATGAACCCTTCATTTATCAAAGACAAAATCCAGAATGAACTCACTCCAACTCAGCTTAAGGTCACCGATCTAACTGGGGCGGGAGATCACTTTGAGGTGGTAATACAGGCGGACTGCCTAAAGGGTTTAAGCCGCATTCAGCAGCATATGAAGATCATGAAACTCTTTGATGATGAACTTCAATCCGGCGAGCTTCACCTGCTAACTATTAAAGTCA includes:
- a CDS encoding DNA topoisomerase VI; this translates as MKASTRQDGIPRLAKAVCDRMLKDLEAAKRPVLEATKCALDNAFYDPKIGYLAPGDKKVKTELNVSSVQKMSRAVFMLEILLRNISTGAVNTKRELYYISKGEVKYNPKLRPLDFQEQEESDSIIDFICEMFEVYREDMNCFANDRGGQTYSQQLIVTETLPDGDKAVVDLSSLGTSPFQPKNRPQSLQLKSKGKIEFGLIVESEGTANTLVSNGFTRRNKCILMGAQGVPSNAVRGWCKLIQDQLKVPLFFFGDLDAYTMQNIYRTLKAGSAASLIRNSDFSAPDVKFLGVLPEDIKKYDLHDYAVKESDVAEGRALKKAKDALQNDPFFKDKRNRKLSDILHWLLKNKRRCEQQSLFMVDPKDPIMPEKIILEKIRSGSYF
- a CDS encoding DNA topoisomerase VI subunit B is translated as MATQQITTSSTAEYFAKNLQQVGFSSPTKAVLTTLKEAVDNSLDACEVAEILPELRIEISKVGPGAQKNTDLIRLLIEDNGPGIEQDDLLMVYGEYLASSKFGRGQCTRGQQGIGISAATTWAQLTNAKGARVISKTKRMKKAIEALIDVDIKKNKGVFREKKTIDWDRPHGVLVEFMLDGRVQLNGDGGLMTYLEGTTLVNPHLTLVYKLLDADEVRVERVSEKVPLIPTAVAPHPHTLKLGEFMTHAHLFGKVPLRKFLKTGFTRLTDATITELNKKGIPKALFEKSVNALSEAQFKSIYQTLQDTELVPPSTKSVLSVGEDALAQSILRLGDVDFFSVVTRKPRICDSKPVSVEVALARFKNRGSEDQPLQVLRFANRVPLQFDKAGCAITKAIETVNWRSYGLNQPRNSVPLGPYVFAISVVSPFIKFKNASKETVDASEELVEEIRRACMQAGQKLSRHIRKEVKEADLEKKLQHIEKFGPMLVEGLVRILGASPAREKRAEEGLMKILGRDAAAAEKDLSQADEKLESLRVAQQAIRAKFNATFGDDSGGEEYSESDVISDDGIVNSKVARDVIDVEKVAKQALGKKQSKGKSPATKTPTTKTPSKKSSQGAKRGKK
- a CDS encoding peptidylprolyl isomerase; translation: MKSKILGSLLALTLTSLVGCTDKEEKAETKDEAAAPVTKTEDAPTTLQSKDVKVGEGDEAKSGDKVKVHYVGTLMDGTKFDSSRDRNEPFEFDIGKGMVIKGWDEGVAGMKKGGVRELVIPPSLGYGDQAVGPIPANSTLKFEVELVEIVK
- a CDS encoding HNH endonuclease — translated: MAVKTQKEKQKARELRQSQWWKQQLAKGVCFYCEKTFAPNELTMDHKIPLSRGGRSTKGNIVPCCKDCNNKKTYLTPAEIVLAGLQNDAQKKGT
- a CDS encoding BolA family transcriptional regulator — encoded protein: MNPSFIKDKIQNELTPTQLKVTDLTGAGDHFEVVIQADCLKGLSRIQQHMKIMKLFDDELQSGELHLLTIKVIQ